The Christiangramia flava JLT2011 genome has a segment encoding these proteins:
- a CDS encoding vWA domain-containing protein — MKTLSRLLPMFLLILASCEKGGTGDAYFNNTDGLYFEGSGDQYNEIEENPFIETSENAISTFSIDADGGSYANVRRFLQQDNQLPVKDAVRTEELINYFELDYPQQPGEAISLNGEISSSPWSEGHRLLRIGVKGKDIPREELGPSNFVFLIDVSGSMGSEDKLEMLKNGFKTLTDELSDDDRIAIVTYAGESGVLLPSTPGSEKSTIKAAISKLGAGGSTAGAAGITTAYEIAEANFIEHGNNRIVIGTDGDFNVGASSQEELTELIEQKRESGVFITVLGVGRGNLQDGMLEQIANKGNGTYEYIDNVEQMRKVFLYDFKKFYTAAKDVKIQVEFSPKVVQAYRLIGYENRVLNTEDFEDDEKDAGEIGINQNITALYEIIPAVNADYALPAITVDCRYKLPDSDSSLPISLQVFDELTPFSQSSGFMKFSAGVASFGMLLRDSEFKGDTSYEKVLQWLQAAQLHDEHGYKAQLQELVQKSNSL; from the coding sequence ATGAAAACTCTTTCCAGACTGCTACCCATGTTCCTGCTCATTCTTGCCTCCTGTGAAAAAGGCGGTACCGGAGATGCCTATTTTAATAATACTGATGGATTATATTTTGAAGGCTCCGGTGACCAGTACAACGAAATAGAAGAAAATCCCTTTATCGAAACTTCAGAAAACGCCATTTCCACCTTTTCGATCGATGCTGATGGAGGTTCCTACGCCAATGTGCGCCGGTTTCTTCAGCAGGATAACCAGCTACCCGTAAAAGACGCCGTCAGAACAGAAGAGCTGATCAATTATTTCGAGCTGGATTATCCTCAGCAACCTGGTGAAGCGATCAGTTTGAACGGAGAAATTAGTAGCAGCCCCTGGAGTGAAGGTCATCGCCTGCTAAGAATTGGCGTAAAAGGAAAGGATATTCCGCGGGAGGAATTAGGGCCGTCCAATTTTGTATTTCTTATCGATGTCTCAGGATCCATGGGTAGTGAAGACAAACTCGAAATGCTGAAGAACGGTTTTAAAACACTGACTGATGAATTGAGTGACGACGATCGAATCGCCATCGTTACCTATGCGGGAGAATCGGGCGTATTGCTTCCGTCCACACCGGGGAGCGAAAAGAGCACGATCAAGGCAGCGATCAGCAAACTCGGTGCCGGAGGTTCCACAGCCGGAGCCGCCGGGATCACGACCGCTTACGAGATCGCGGAAGCCAATTTTATAGAACATGGCAATAACCGGATCGTTATAGGAACCGATGGTGATTTCAACGTAGGGGCTTCCTCGCAGGAGGAACTCACCGAATTGATCGAGCAAAAAAGAGAATCGGGCGTATTTATTACGGTTTTGGGCGTTGGCCGCGGAAATCTTCAGGACGGGATGCTCGAACAGATCGCCAACAAAGGAAACGGAACCTACGAGTATATAGACAATGTTGAACAAATGCGGAAAGTGTTCCTATATGATTTCAAGAAGTTCTACACAGCTGCCAAGGATGTCAAGATCCAGGTGGAGTTCAGCCCAAAGGTAGTTCAGGCGTACCGACTCATAGGCTACGAAAATCGCGTGCTGAATACGGAAGATTTTGAAGACGATGAAAAAGATGCCGGCGAAATTGGTATTAACCAGAATATTACCGCGCTGTACGAGATCATCCCGGCCGTAAATGCCGATTATGCTTTGCCCGCCATCACCGTAGACTGCAGGTACAAACTGCCAGACAGCGATTCGAGCCTGCCGATATCCTTACAGGTTTTTGACGAGCTTACGCCTTTTTCCCAGTCTTCCGGTTTTATGAAATTCAGCGCAGGTGTGGCTTCTTTCGGGATGTTGCTGAGAGATTCTGAATTTAAAGGCGACACCAGTTACGAAAAGGTCCTGCAATGGCTGCAGGCTGCACAGTTACACGATGAACATGGCTATAAGGCGCAGCTTCAGGAACTGGTTCAAAAAAGCAATAGCCTGTAG
- a CDS encoding DUF6686 family protein, whose translation MCEVKKISETRNGQLFHLQKNGLFWMNFRNICYEFSYSEMEVFRSFVQDLDIYDSCCPNPGCSCKFAIIPTSQPNLLLKLEKDDLAELKRLVLCENQPVYLGFQDINYQLSWN comes from the coding sequence ATGTGCGAGGTAAAAAAGATCAGCGAGACCCGCAACGGCCAACTGTTCCATTTACAAAAAAACGGACTTTTCTGGATGAATTTCAGGAATATCTGTTACGAATTCAGCTATTCTGAAATGGAAGTTTTCAGGAGTTTTGTGCAGGATCTGGACATCTACGATTCCTGCTGTCCCAATCCCGGATGTTCCTGTAAATTCGCCATTATTCCCACCTCACAGCCCAACCTGTTACTAAAATTGGAAAAAGATGATCTGGCCGAATTAAAGCGTTTAGTGCTTTGCGAAAATCAGCCGGTTTACCTCGGTTTTCAGGATATCAATTACCAATTGAGCTGGAACTGA